The following nucleotide sequence is from Clostridia bacterium.
GTCTATTGGTTCCTACGCAAGACCAAGACAGGCCTTGCTATACAGGCCATATCCATCGATCGCACTGCTGCTTCGCTCATGGGCATAGACCTGGAGCGACTGAACGCCATAGCGTTCGGGCTGGGTCTGGCCTGCGCCGGCGCTGCCGGGTCGCTGCTTGCGAGTTTCTACTACATCTTCCCTGATGTGGGCACGATGTTCGGCCTTGTAGCTTTGGTCGCGGTTGCTCTTGGGGGTTTCGGGAGCACCGAGGGCGCGCTCGTCGGCGCGATCCTCATCGGCGTCATCGAAACCGTCGGCGGCTTCCTTGTTGGACCTGAGTACAAGTACGCGCTCATCTTCCTCGCCTACCTGCTAATAGTTATCGTGCGGCCACGAGGGCTCATGGGATGGGGGGCTGACTAATGCGCGACAACGGTCAAAGACAGACAATCAGCCTGATCGCCTTCGCGGCCGTGGGCCTGGTTCTGCCGCTTGCGATGAAAGCTCGCTTTGCTCAGCACATACTCATCATGGTTGCGCTGTATGCTGCACTCGGAGAAGCGTGGAACATTATGGCGGGATACGCAGGCATGGTGTCCATAGGGCAGGCGGCCTTCTTCGGCCTTGGCGCCTATGTATCCGCATTCCTGTTCGTAGAGTACAACGTGAATCCGTGGATCGGGTTCGTGGCCTCAGGACTTGTGACCGCAGCTTTCGGAACACTGGTGGGGCTGCCATTCTCTCGTCTGCGCGGCAGGTACTTCGCCATCGGCACCATCGCGCTCGGCCAGATGATCAAGGTGGTGTTCGAGAACTGGCAGCGCGTGGGCGCGGCCACAGGGCTGATGCTGCCGCTCGTGGACGAAGGCATCGTCAGCTTCCAGTTTCACACCACCAAACTCCCGTACTACTACATTGCCTTCGCGATGCTGCTTGCTGTTATGGCTTTCATGCGCGTAATGGAGCGATCCAGGATGGGCTACTACTTCAAAGCCATTCGGGAGAATGAAGACGTTGCCAGCGGTCTCGGAGTGAATAAGACAGCATACAAGCTCATCGCGATCGCCGTGAGCGCCGGCGTCACGGGGATGTGCGGCGCCTTCCTCGCGCAGTACAGCCTGTATGTCGAACCCGAGTACATGTTCAACCACACGATCTCAGTGACCATCGCGTTGATCGCCGTGTTCGGGGGCGCGGGCAGTATAGCGGGGCCCATACTCGGGGCTGCGATCCTGATCCCCATGTCAGAGCTCACGCGTGCGTGGCTCGGGTCCGGCGGAACGGGAATAGATCTGATGATATACGGCGCCTTCATAGTGTTGATGTGCGTGTATGAGCCGGAGGGGCTGATGGGAATAGTGCAGCGGGCCAACCGAAAGATGATCGTTCGGCGTGAGAGGAGGGGTTCGACTCGATGTCCGAACTCGTAGTAACCGGCCTAACCAAGCGATTCGGAGGCCTAGTGGCGCTGAATGATGTTTCGTTCTCCGTTAAGAACGGAGAGATCCTCGGGCTGATCGGCCCCAACGGCGCCGGGAAGACTACGCTGTTCAACTGTCTCACCGGGTTCCTGAAAACAGACGGTGGCTCTGTGGAGTTCGACGGGCGCAACATCACGAATTGGAGCCCAAACAGGATCTGCAGCCTGGGCATGGCAAGAACCTTTCAGGTGGTCCAGGTGCTGCAGGGCATGACAGTCCTGGAGAATGCCATGGTCGGCGCCTACCTCCGAGACGGACGGACCTCTGGCGCCCAGCGGCGTGCGGCCCAGGTGCTCGACCGCGTTGGCATGAGCGACAAGGCGGGAATGGCAGCTGTCAACCTGACCCTGCCTGCGAAGAAACGCCTCGAAGTGGCCATGTGCCTTGCCACTGACCCAAAGGTGCTCATGCTCGATGAGTCCATGGCTGGGCTGACGCCCACGGAGATCCAGGAGTCATCACGAATGATACGTACTCTGCGCGATGAGGGAATTGCGCTTGTGGTGGTTGAGCACGTCATGGAAGCCATCATGCCCATAGCCGACCGGGTTATGGTGCTGGATTCAGGGCACAAAATCGCCGAAGGCGCACCTGCTGAGATCGTTAGAAATCCGCGGGTCGTGTCGGCTTACCTGGGTGATAAATATGCTGAACGTATCAAGTGTTAGCGCGGGTTATGGCGGGGTGCCGGCGCTCGCCGATGTGTCGCTGCACATCGAGCAAGGGGAGATCGTGGCGCTCGTCGGATCCAACGGGACTGGTAAGTCCACCCTTGCACGGGTGATATCCGGCCTAGTCAAACCGACGTCCGGAACCATAGAATTCCGCGGCCAGCGTATTGACAGAATGCCGCCCCACGAGATAGTCAAGCTTGGACTGGTGCATGTTCCCGAGGGAAGGCACGTCTTTGGCAAACTCACTGTCGCTGAGAATCTCATGCTTGGAGCATACACCATGTCTCAAGAGGCGGAGATCCATAGGCGGATGGAGTTTGTATGCGGCCTGTTCCCTCTACTCGAGGAACGGAAGACCCAGAAGGCGGGGAGCCTGAGCGGAGGGCAGCAGCAAATGCTGGCCCTTGGCAGAGGCCTGATGGCCAATCCGAGGCTCCTCATACTCGACGAGCCTTCTCTCGGTCTCATGCCCAAACTGGTTGAGGAACTGTTTGAGTCTATCCGGAGCGTGAGTCGTGAAGGAATAACCGTACTCCTGATAGAGCAGAGGGTGCTCGAGGCCCTCGAGCTTTGTAGCAGAGGGTACGTGATCCAGAACGGTAGGATCGTGCTGGAGGGACCGGGGTCCGAACTGATAGAGAGCGACATGGTTCGCAAGGCCTATCTGGGCATGTGACGGCAATGATCACACGGCTACGGTCACACTGATTAGCGACAGGAGTATACTGCTGTGCAAGTTGCATTATCCTATGGAAAGACCGGTTTGCCTGTGGAACTGCCGGAGGACAACCTGACCGTCGTAGAACCCGTGTTCGTACCGGGGCTCGACGATGAACAGGGAGCGATTGCTGAGGCACTCAACCATCCGCTAGGATGTCCGGCGTTGAAGGACACGGTTCGGCCATCGGATACGGTGGCCGTGGTCTTCTGCGATGCTACCAGGCCCGTGCCCAACAGACGGATTCTCCCGGCCATACTGGGAGAACTTGAACGTGTCGGGGTGAAGAGGGATCAGATAGTCCTGATCAACGCCCTTGGCACACACAGGCCTAGCCCGCCCCAGGAACTCGTGGAGTTGCTGGGTGAGGACCTCGTTCGCGAGTACCGAGTCGTCCAGCACGACTGTTGCGATCGCCAAACGATGGCGCTGGCCGGTCGTCTCAGCACCGGGCAGGAATTCTGGGTGAACAGGGACTACATGAGTGCGGATTTCAAGATACTGACCGGCTTCATAGAGCCTCACTTCTTTGCAGGTTTCAGTGGAGGCGGTAAGCTCGTGTTCCCAGGGATCGCGAGCCTTGAGAACATCAAAGAAGCCCACGGATATCGAATCCTGTCACACGACAGATCCACCTGGGGCAATACACGCGGCAACCCTGTGTGGGAGCTGCTTACGGAAGGCGCGCAGCTGACGGCGCCCGACTTCATAGTCAACGTCACCCTGAACTCCGAGAAGGCGATCACCGGCGTGTTTGCAGGGGAGCTGCGCACCGCGCATGCGCAAGGCGCCGAGCACGCGAAACGGACGGCCATGAGGGCAGTCTCTGAGCGTTTCGATGTGGTCATCACTACGAACAGCGGATACCCCCTGGATCGAAACGTTTACCAGACTGTGAAAGGCATAAGCGCTGCAGCAGGCATCGTCAAGAAGGGCGGGGCGATAATCGCTGCAGCC
It contains:
- a CDS encoding branched-chain amino acid ABC transporter permease gives rise to the protein MRDNGQRQTISLIAFAAVGLVLPLAMKARFAQHILIMVALYAALGEAWNIMAGYAGMVSIGQAAFFGLGAYVSAFLFVEYNVNPWIGFVASGLVTAAFGTLVGLPFSRLRGRYFAIGTIALGQMIKVVFENWQRVGAATGLMLPLVDEGIVSFQFHTTKLPYYYIAFAMLLAVMAFMRVMERSRMGYYFKAIRENEDVASGLGVNKTAYKLIAIAVSAGVTGMCGAFLAQYSLYVEPEYMFNHTISVTIALIAVFGGAGSIAGPILGAAILIPMSELTRAWLGSGGTGIDLMIYGAFIVLMCVYEPEGLMGIVQRANRKMIVRRERRGSTRCPNS
- a CDS encoding ABC transporter ATP-binding protein; translation: MSELVVTGLTKRFGGLVALNDVSFSVKNGEILGLIGPNGAGKTTLFNCLTGFLKTDGGSVEFDGRNITNWSPNRICSLGMARTFQVVQVLQGMTVLENAMVGAYLRDGRTSGAQRRAAQVLDRVGMSDKAGMAAVNLTLPAKKRLEVAMCLATDPKVLMLDESMAGLTPTEIQESSRMIRTLRDEGIALVVVEHVMEAIMPIADRVMVLDSGHKIAEGAPAEIVRNPRVVSAYLGDKYAERIKC
- a CDS encoding ABC transporter ATP-binding protein — encoded protein: MLNVSSVSAGYGGVPALADVSLHIEQGEIVALVGSNGTGKSTLARVISGLVKPTSGTIEFRGQRIDRMPPHEIVKLGLVHVPEGRHVFGKLTVAENLMLGAYTMSQEAEIHRRMEFVCGLFPLLEERKTQKAGSLSGGQQQMLALGRGLMANPRLLILDEPSLGLMPKLVEELFESIRSVSREGITVLLIEQRVLEALELCSRGYVIQNGRIVLEGPGSELIESDMVRKAYLGM
- the larA gene encoding nickel-dependent lactate racemase, producing MQVALSYGKTGLPVELPEDNLTVVEPVFVPGLDDEQGAIAEALNHPLGCPALKDTVRPSDTVAVVFCDATRPVPNRRILPAILGELERVGVKRDQIVLINALGTHRPSPPQELVELLGEDLVREYRVVQHDCCDRQTMALAGRLSTGQEFWVNRDYMSADFKILTGFIEPHFFAGFSGGGKLVFPGIASLENIKEAHGYRILSHDRSTWGNTRGNPVWELLTEGAQLTAPDFIVNVTLNSEKAITGVFAGELRTAHAQGAEHAKRTAMRAVSERFDVVITTNSGYPLDRNVYQTVKGISAAAGIVKKGGAIIAAAECIDGIPAGSHYHQLLERAGTPERALGLIANPGFSMQDQWQVQLQAEIQMRADVYLYSHRLSPDEIRTTMLKPCQQIEDTLADLLRVYGQDASICVLPEGPQTIPYVDSAADPDDIEC